The segment GTTCGTTTCCCGAAAAGTCGAGCGTTGTGTAGATTTTTAGGATGGTTACTAGCTCCATCTCTAAACCTCTATTCATCAAAACGACTGAATCATGGTAATATCCATAATCTACTTCATCTCCCATGTATTTCACGTCCATGTAATTTACTTTGGACCGATCTTCTCTGTTTGTCCCAAGTGATGACATGGCACTCCACTTCACGAAGTAGCCCGTTGGCAAATATCCACTGAAGTGATTACGCGAGATGTCGATAATCCTCAACTTAGGGAACGAGGCTTGATGTATTGGTCCATGGAATGCATTGGATCGAAGGACGAGAACTTGGAGATTTGTTAAACAACTTAACCAGAAAGGAAACGTGTCGTTGATTCCGTTGCTTTCCACGTTCAGGATTTCGAGAGGAGATGACAAAGAAGATCTTGGAAGCTTCCCCGTCAGGTGGTTATGACCGACGTCAAGCGACCTTAGATTCCCAAGTATATTCTCTGGAAGACCTCCATGCAGACGATTATGACGAAGGTTTAGAACCGAGAGACTGCTCTTAAGGTTTCCAAAACAATGAGGAATCGAACCGTTGAAGTTGTTTCTAGATAAATCGAGAATACTTAGAGAACGCAACGCACATATGAAGGAAGGAATCTCCCCCGTGAAGTTGTTGTTGGAGCCAAGAAAGTTCCTTACATGGGATAATGATAATAATCCATGTTTCGATGGTGGTCTTTCGAAACCGGTgaaagtgttgtttgaaagctccAGGTTCTCCAAGTTTGGTAGCATCCATAACCAGCCAGGCACTAGACCTTTGATTTTGTTGTTGGAAATGTCTAGAGTACGCAACCGCTGCTGTGTTTTCAGAAGCTCCGGGAAAAAACCATTTATACCGCACTGTGACAAGTCCATATACACTAGCGATTGCGAAGGAGGAACTgaactttttttgtttgcagcCGCTGAAAAATGATTGCCTGAGAGATCCAGATAGCTGAGCCTCTTGAAATATGATAAGATATCATTCAAGTCAATCGTTGTGGTTGTGTTCAAATGGGATAGGCCAAGAGATCGGAGTGACTTGAGATGCGAGAAGATACTAAAGTCAACTGGTCCTTGGGCGTTGAAACTGGAAAGGTCAAGTTCCTCAAGGTTGGTTAGTTTGGAAATGGAACTCTGGATTGGCCCTATGAACTTGTTGCTGCCAATACGTAAGGATCGTAGATTAGGTGGCGAAGATGTATTCCCAAACTCAAGCGAGCCTTCGAGTTGATTATCACTCAAATCAATGGAATTCAAAGAAGGAATggtgaagagagaagaagggAGCGTTCCGGTGAGAGCGTTGTCACTTGCATCAAAGAACTCCAAGTTGGATAGTGAAGTCGCGTTAGGAGGAAGTGGGCCTGTGAGCTGATTTGAGGAGAGTATTAAAGTTGACAACCTTGTCAATTTTAATAGTGCGATGGGAAAGTTTCCATGCAGCTTGTTAGAGAAAACGCTTAAGCGGATCATGCGGTTTAGATTGCCAACAGAAGATGGGATCTCACCGTTGAAGTTGTTACTAAACAAGTGGAGATAAGTGAGGTGAGAAAGGTTACCAATCGAAGACGGAATCTCACCGCTAAAAGTATTTTGTGAAAATCCAAGGGAGACAAGTTGAGAAAGGTTTCCAATTGAAAATGGAATATAACCTGAAAATTGGTTATATGAAAGGTCGAGTGTGATGAGCTTAGAAAGGTTTCCAATAGAAGGGGGGACTTCACCTAAAAATTGGTTGTAGGAAAGGTCAAGAGAGTTGAGATGAGAAAACATTGCAACATAAGAAAGAATCTGACCAAAGAAATGATTATCAGAAAGGTGGAGGTTGGTGAGATGAGAAAGATTTCCAATTGAAGATGGGATATGACCACTAAGATCATTAAGTGAAAGGTCTAGAAAATGGAGGTTTTGAAGCTTGAAAAGGCTGCTATTGGGACGAAACTGGCCATGGAGGCCGCTACAACTAAGGTCTAGCTCGATCACTTCCCCAGACTTGGAATTGCACGTGACACCATCCCACTTACAGCAATCGCTGCTCTTTGACCATGACTCCGTCTTCGGATAACCACTTATACAATAAAAAGAAAGCTCTCCAATCTCAAGCTCGTTCTTAAACTCGAGCAATGCATCTCTTTGTTCAGGAAGACACAAGTATCTAGTAGGAGCCGCACACACATCtctaaaattaaaaaggaataAGAAGAGACAAGAGAAACTACTAGGAATGATACTCGATGAGTTCCAAGAGCCTTTCATTTTTTCTTGAAATTGTATGGTAAGTAACATGGTTTCATGCCCATGTCTTTATATACTAACCTAATGATATAGTCTTTCTACGAAGTGTTCTTCACGGTAAACGCAAAGAGTAAAAAGTCTTGTTTATGAATAGTTTAGTCAATTTCCACAACATTTGCGTCTTACTTAAGTTATGTACAGGAGAATTCCAAAACTTGTTTGTTCAATAAATGATTAAAGACAGACTTTTTTTTAGATGATAAAGAAcggttgttcaaaaaaataagATGATAAAGAACGACTTTGTTTCCACAAATTGAGTCTTTCCTTTAATTGGATacaagaaaatttcaaaaacttggttttcattttcaaagaaaaaatcaGGTGACTGGTGaggataaatatttaaaaagtagtctttctgtttcattttaattatcatgtaaaacaaaatttttgttttaaattttgttttaaaattttgatgtaAAATTCTTTATGTTAAgtaattctttatattttgtagTCTATAATTATGTTAGTTGAAATATTGTTACGTGTatagataattatatttatttttgaaaatatacataattcaatgtttttttaatttgtgtgcaCAAACTTAAAACGAACATATATgtggaaatataaaataataattaaatccTCCTATATAAAATAGAGAgtataatctattttattaatttaaatcattttaaaagaagaaaaaaaatccataaatGTTCGATTTTTGAACCACTCATCAAtgataagataataatataaatagtttcCAATATCCTAAACATCACACTGGTCGCACACTCTCTCCTCAGTCTCATCTCCTCCTGATCATACTTCAACCTCCACATGGCTTCCGTCGCCGCAAGTCCCGCCTTCTCCCTCCTCAACTCCACCGGAGCCATTGCCTCCTCCTCCGCAACTCGCGCGCGCGCCTCCCTTCTACCAATCCCCTCCGCGCGCCGTTCTCCTCTCGGCTTCTCCGCCGTCCTCGACTCCCACCGTTTCTCCCTCCACGTGGCCTCAAAGGTTCGCTCAGTGCGCGGGAGAAGGACCAGGGGAGTCGTCTCCATGGCGAAGAAGAGCGTCGGTGACTTGAGCTCAGCTGATTTGAAAGGGAAGAAGGTTTTCGTGAGAGCTGATCTGAATGTGCCTCTCGATGATAATCAGACGATTACTGACGACACGAGGATCCGTGCCGCCATTCCGACGATCAAGTATTTGATTGAGAATGGTGCTAAAGTCATCCTCTCTACTCATCTGGTAAATCATCATCTCTCGGACACTACTACTTACTACATTTGAATATTCCTCCACTAATCGCATGCCTGAGATTTTAGAGCTAGGCCTGACGGTTCGGTTTAGTTGATTAGGTTTTCAGTTAGTTCggttttttttgcttaaaattgTGCAGAATTGAAGATTAGACAAATTCGGTTTGACATTCGGTTAGTTTGGTTTGTGAAAATTTTGccaaatttaacaaaaaaaaagtttcagttTTGGttagattttaggtttagtttgAGTAAAAACTTTGCCACACGGGTTAATGCGTTTGAACAATCTTTTTTCAGGGAAGACCAAAGGGAGTGACACCAAAGTTCAGTTTGGCTCCTCTTGTCCCTAGGCTGTCTGAACTTCTAGGTATTGAGGTAAAAAAAGATTTCATGCTTTGTCTCACTAAGATCATCTTCCTGTGATAAATCAAAATCTCTTGAGAGTGAATTTTGTTTGCAGGTCAAGAAAGCTGACGACTGTATCGGTCCGGAAGTGGAGAGCTTGGTGGCTTCTCTCCCCGAAGGTGGAGTTCTGCTTCTTGAGAACGTCAGGTTTTacaaggaggaagagaagaaCGATCCTGAGTTCGCTAAGAAGCTCGCTTCACTAGCTGACCTTTACGTTAACGATGCTTTTGGAACTGCTCACAGAGCTCATGCTTCCACCGAGGGAGTCACAAAGTTCTTGAAACCTTCAGTTGCTGGTTTCCTTCTTCAAAAGGTCGAGAGATTCTTGCTACATTGTGGTGGTTTGGTTGGTATACCATACCCTTTAACTCTCACTTTTTCTTACAGGAGCTTGATTACCTTGTGGGCGCTGTTTCGAACCCAAAGAGACCATTTGCAGCCATCGTGGGTGGTTCCAAGGTGTCGTCCAAGATTGGAGTTATTGAATCGCTTCTTGAGAAGTGTGATATCCTTCTTCTTGGTGGTGGGATGATCTTTACGTTCTACAAGGCACAAGGTCTTTCTGTTGGCTCGTCACTTGTTGAAGAAGACAAACTTGAGTTGGCTACGTCTCTCCTTGCTAAAGCTAAGGCTAAAGGCGTCTCTCTTTTGTTGCCAACCGATGTTGTGGTTGCTGACAAGTTCGCCCCTGATGCCAACAgcaaggtctctctctctctcttgacaGCAAGGTTTGCTAGAGTTTTGTTTCTGAGTGAAGTGGATGTTTGTAGGTTGTGCCAGCATCAGGCATTGAGGACGGATGGATGGGACTGGACATAGGTCCGGACTCAGTGAAAACATTCAACGAGGCTCTGGACACAACACAGACAGTCATTTGGAATGGACCTATGGGAGTTTTCGAGATGGAGAAGTTTGCTGCTGGAACAGAGGTAAGAAACTGATTCTTcatagagttaaaaaaaaacatatggttAGATGATGAACATGTTTGGGATTGTTATGGATGGTTGTTGCAGGCGGTTGCGAATAAACTAGCAGAGCTAAGTGAGAAAGGAGTGACAACTATAATAGGAGGAGGAGACTCAGTGGCTGCAGTGGAGAAAGTAGGAGTTGCAGGAGTCATGAGTCACATCTCCACTGGTGGTGGAGCCAGCTTGGAGCTCTTGGAAGGCAAAGTACTTCCCGGTGTGATCGCTCTTGATGAAGCCATCACTGTCACCGTTTAGAAAACTCACCCTTTTGATGAGAGGCCAACTGATGTATACTTCTTTTGCTGTAAATCATCATCTACCTTACCTATTCAAGACTatgatcttttttttcaaataagtACTTGTTGGTCTTAAAAGAACCTTaccaatattaaaatatctgaaacacaataaaaaaaaaggtaattAAAACTACAGGAATGAGTACTTGCTCCAGGAGTTTTGGTGTCTGGATGTCTCTTGAGATGAAGAAGAGTTGTGGTTCTCGCTTGGTGAAGACTCTTTCTCCTTGAACCTCTTCAGCTCTTCTTTAAGATCACTGTTAAGAAGATGCTCACAATAAGCTTTATTGTCTTCAAAGGCTATGTACGTCTTCAAGAACATGTTCTTATTGCCCCTCTCATTGTCCAAATCCATCTCATCCATCATGTTCCTCAGAATAAAAGCCCCCTTCTTCCTGAAGTGCCCCTTTACAAAATCCTCAAACCCCATGAGAGGGCGTTTCAGCATATCCACCATCTGATGATATGACTTGTTGGTGTTCATCATCACAATCTCTTCGACGTGGAGGAACACATCCAATACGTTGTAACGGCGCTCAGGTCTCAGTTTCTTTTGGGTTCCAAGATTACTCAAAGGAAGACCATATGTATGGTAGAAGAAGCTCGGTGCTTGATATGGATACCTCTTAGGGAACTTAATGTCAAAGAACAACAAGCTGTGACTCTGATCACCACCGTTTGTCACGGTTGCAGCAACTCTCATCAGCTCTTTTCTCTGACGGTAA is part of the Raphanus sativus cultivar WK10039 chromosome 5, ASM80110v3, whole genome shotgun sequence genome and harbors:
- the LOC108856607 gene encoding receptor-like protein 35 — its product is MKGSWNSSSIIPSSFSCLFLFLFNFRDVCAAPTRYLCLPEQRDALLEFKNELEIGELSFYCISGYPKTESWSKSSDCCKWDGVTCNSKSGEVIELDLSCSGLHGQFRPNSSLFKLQNLHFLDLSLNDLSGHIPSSIGNLSHLTNLHLSDNHFFGQILSYVAMFSHLNSLDLSYNQFLGEVPPSIGNLSKLITLDLSYNQFSGYIPFSIGNLSQLVSLGFSQNTFSGEIPSSIGNLSHLTYLHLFSNNFNGEIPSSVGNLNRMIRLSVFSNKLHGNFPIALLKLTRLSTLILSSNQLTGPLPPNATSLSNLEFFDASDNALTGTLPSSLFTIPSLNSIDLSDNQLEGSLEFGNTSSPPNLRSLRIGSNKFIGPIQSSISKLTNLEELDLSSFNAQGPVDFSIFSHLKSLRSLGLSHLNTTTTIDLNDILSYFKRLSYLDLSGNHFSAAANKKSSVPPSQSLVYMDLSQCGINGFFPELLKTQQRLRTLDISNNKIKGLVPGWLWMLPNLENLELSNNTFTGFERPPSKHGLLSLSHVRNFLGSNNNFTGEIPSFICALRSLSILDLSRNNFNGSIPHCFGNLKSSLSVLNLRHNRLHGGLPENILGNLRSLDVGHNHLTGKLPRSSLSSPLEILNVESNGINDTFPFWLSCLTNLQVLVLRSNAFHGPIHQASFPKLRIIDISRNHFSGYLPTGYFVKWSAMSSLGTNREDRSKVNYMDVKYMGDEVDYGYYHDSVVLMNRGLEMELVTILKIYTTLDFSGNELEGEIPKSIGLLKEIRVLNLSNNGFTGRIPSSLGNLTALESLDVSRNKLSGEIPQELGSLSYLAYMNFSHNQLVGPVPGGTQFGTQNCTSFEDNKGLFGPSLDEACRDVHAPASHKEDYETTETEGEEEEVVSWIAAAIGSVPGIVLGLTIGYVLTSHRPEWFVNPFGRKSRRSRSTTT
- the LOC108861506 gene encoding phosphoglycerate kinase 1, chloroplastic; amino-acid sequence: MASVAASPAFSLLNSTGAIASSSATRARASLLPIPSARRSPLGFSAVLDSHRFSLHVASKVRSVRGRRTRGVVSMAKKSVGDLSSADLKGKKVFVRADLNVPLDDNQTITDDTRIRAAIPTIKYLIENGAKVILSTHLGRPKGVTPKFSLAPLVPRLSELLGIEVKKADDCIGPEVESLVASLPEGGVLLLENVRFYKEEEKNDPEFAKKLASLADLYVNDAFGTAHRAHASTEGVTKFLKPSVAGFLLQKELDYLVGAVSNPKRPFAAIVGGSKVSSKIGVIESLLEKCDILLLGGGMIFTFYKAQGLSVGSSLVEEDKLELATSLLAKAKAKGVSLLLPTDVVVADKFAPDANSKVVPASGIEDGWMGLDIGPDSVKTFNEALDTTQTVIWNGPMGVFEMEKFAAGTEAVANKLAELSEKGVTTIIGGGDSVAAVEKVGVAGVMSHISTGGGASLELLEGKVLPGVIALDEAITVTV